The following proteins come from a genomic window of Megalops cyprinoides isolate fMegCyp1 chromosome 6, fMegCyp1.pri, whole genome shotgun sequence:
- the LOC118779955 gene encoding protein-S-isoprenylcysteine O-methyltransferase-like, whose protein sequence is MAGSKLALEGRVSIISFILGLCVILIPHLSSLGSHAPGIFDYVPEIRDKIAIAVYLVVINLFLLAVYKGPMYKVAVRACFLGFIFGCGLLISLGQTTWTHFGWYMCSLSFFHYSEYLVTAMINPHSLSLDSFLLNHSVEYTVAALSSWLEFTVEKLLLPELKHCRWLSLLGLLMVVCGEGLRKSAMLTAGSNFNHIVQNEKAQSHVLVTSGVYSCFRHPSYVGWFYWSIGTQVVLCNPVCVLGYTLASWRFFRERIEEEELSLILFFGEEYLEYKRKVPTGLPFIQGICVDP, encoded by the exons ATGGCAGGTAGTAAGTTAGCGTTAGAGGGGCGAGTGAGTATAATAAGCTTTATTCTGGGActctgtgttattttaattcCACATCTTTCGTCACTGGGATCGCATGCCCCCGGGATTTTCGACTATGTGCCGGAGATACGGGACAAAATAGCCATCGCTGTTTATCTGGTTGTGATAAACCTCTTCTTGCTTGCCGTATACAAAGGACCAATGTATAAG GTGGCTGTGCGAGCCTGCTTCCTGGGCTTCATCTTTGGCTGTGGATTGCTGATCAGTTTAGGTCAAACAACATGGACACACTTTGGTTG gTACATGTGCTCCCTGTCGTTCTTCCACTACTCGGAGTACCTGGTGACAGCCATGATTAACCCGCACAGCCTGTCCTTAGACTCGTTTCTGCTGAACCACAGTGTGGAGTACACAGTGGCTGCCCTGTCCTCATGGCTGGAGTTCACCGTGGAGAAGCTCCTGCTCCCAG agcTGAAACACTGCCGTTGGCTCAGCCTGCTCGGGTTACTCATGGTGGTGTGCGGGGAAGGCCTGCGAAAGTCGGCCATGCTGACCGCCGGCTCCAACTTCAACCACATCGTGCAGAACGAGAAGGCACAGAGCCACGTGCTGGTCACCTCCGGGGTGTACTCCTGCTTCAGACACCCCTCCTACGTGGGCTGGTTCTACTGGAGCATCGGCACACAG GTGGTGCTGTGTAACCCCGTGTGCGTGCTGGGCTACACGCTGGCCAGCTGGCGCTTCTTCCGTGAGCGCATCGAGGAAGAGGAGctctccctcatcctcttcTTCGGAGAGGAGTACCTGGAGTACAAACGCAAGGTGCCCACCGGCCTGCCCTTCATCCAGGGCATCTGCGTGGACCCCTAA